A single genomic interval of Novosphingobium ginsenosidimutans harbors:
- a CDS encoding division/cell wall cluster transcriptional repressor MraZ yields the protein MEAVRPISYSGQGFSLMGEKGRFVLPPDFRKAVRDSGQGERVLCLAKHPRWKCLIGFGLGRVSEFEAELDREERIALERNQDYDRELRANQLYGFARVPFDDSGRFVLPERYFKLGGIDSAAFFQGGGKSFTIWNPAELAKMGAGWEDAQEACAELAAQAQNGKGRK from the coding sequence GTGGAGGCGGTTCGGCCGATCAGCTATAGCGGGCAGGGCTTTTCGCTGATGGGCGAAAAGGGCCGGTTCGTGCTGCCGCCAGACTTCCGTAAGGCTGTCCGCGATTCCGGCCAGGGCGAGCGCGTTTTGTGTCTGGCCAAGCACCCGCGCTGGAAGTGCCTGATCGGTTTCGGGCTTGGCCGCGTCAGCGAATTCGAAGCTGAGCTGGACCGCGAAGAGCGGATCGCTCTAGAGCGCAACCAGGATTACGATCGCGAACTGCGCGCCAATCAGCTCTATGGCTTTGCCCGGGTGCCATTCGACGATTCCGGCCGCTTCGTCTTGCCTGAGCGCTATTTCAAGCTGGGCGGGATCGACAGCGCCGCCTTCTTCCAGGGTGGTGGCAAGTCCTTCACGATCTGGAACCCGGCTGAACTGGCCAAGATGGGCGCCGGCTGGGAAGATGCGCAGGAGGCCTGCGCCGAACTCGCCGCCCAGGCCCAAAACGGGAAGGGGCGCAAGTGA
- a CDS encoding 2Fe-2S iron-sulfur cluster-binding protein: protein MPKLVVVNRAGEEKTVEASAGLSVMEAIRDNGFDELLALCGGCCSCATCHIHVDADWAAKLPAMSEDENDLLDSSDHRGETSRLSCQIQLTDALDGLKVTIAPED from the coding sequence ATGCCGAAGCTGGTAGTGGTCAATCGGGCTGGTGAAGAAAAGACGGTCGAGGCTTCGGCTGGCCTGTCGGTGATGGAAGCGATCCGCGACAACGGCTTTGACGAACTGCTGGCGCTGTGCGGCGGCTGCTGCTCCTGCGCCACCTGCCACATCCACGTCGATGCCGACTGGGCGGCCAAGCTGCCGGCGATGAGCGAGGACGAAAACGATCTGCTCGACAGCTCGGACCACCGCGGCGAAACCTCGCGCCTGTCGTGCCAGATCCAGCTGACCGACGCGCTCGATGGCCTGAAGGTCACGATTGCGCCGGAAGACTGA
- a CDS encoding cysteine synthase A: MTMALVQNNTLDLIGNTPLVLLQGPSEAAGCEVWGKCEFANPGASVKDRAALWIIRDAEARGELKPGGTVVEGTAGNTGIGIALVANARGYKTVIVMPDNQSKEKMDTLRALGAELVLVPPTKFADPAHFVHTSRRLAEETEGAVWANQFDNVANRKAHIESTAPEIWQQLEGRIDGFTCAAGTGGTIAGVGLGLKAFDENIRIALTDPHGAALYSYYATGELKAEGTSVAEGIGQGRITANLEGAPIDTQFRISDEAGLEWVARLLREEGLCLGLSSGINVAGAVELGKQLVAEGRKDVRVATILCDTGFRYLSTLYNADWLRAKNLPVFPWLG; this comes from the coding sequence ATGACCATGGCGCTCGTTCAGAACAACACGCTCGACCTGATCGGCAACACCCCGCTTGTCCTGCTGCAGGGGCCGAGCGAAGCCGCTGGCTGTGAAGTCTGGGGCAAGTGCGAATTTGCCAACCCCGGTGCCTCGGTCAAGGACCGTGCGGCGCTCTGGATCATCCGCGATGCCGAGGCGCGCGGAGAACTGAAGCCTGGCGGCACCGTGGTCGAAGGGACGGCCGGCAACACCGGGATCGGCATTGCCCTCGTTGCCAATGCGCGCGGTTACAAGACCGTGATCGTCATGCCGGACAACCAGTCCAAGGAAAAGATGGACACCCTGCGTGCCTTGGGCGCCGAACTGGTGCTGGTGCCGCCGACCAAGTTTGCCGATCCGGCGCACTTCGTCCACACCTCGCGCCGCCTGGCCGAAGAGACCGAGGGTGCGGTCTGGGCCAACCAGTTCGACAATGTCGCCAACCGCAAGGCCCACATCGAAAGCACCGCGCCGGAGATCTGGCAGCAGCTGGAAGGTCGGATCGATGGCTTCACCTGCGCTGCGGGCACCGGTGGGACAATCGCCGGGGTGGGCCTTGGGCTGAAGGCCTTTGACGAGAATATCCGCATCGCCCTGACCGATCCGCACGGCGCGGCGCTGTATAGCTATTACGCAACCGGCGAATTGAAGGCCGAAGGCACTTCCGTTGCCGAAGGGATCGGACAGGGCCGGATCACCGCCAACCTCGAAGGCGCCCCGATCGATACCCAGTTCCGCATCTCGGACGAGGCCGGACTGGAATGGGTCGCGCGCCTGCTGCGCGAGGAAGGGCTGTGCCTGGGCCTCTCATCGGGGATCAACGTGGCCGGGGCGGTCGAGCTCGGTAAGCAGCTGGTCGCCGAAGGGCGCAAGGATGTGCGGGTCGCAACGATCCTGTGCGATACTGGCTTCCGCTATCTCTCCACGCTCTACAACGCCGACTGGCTGCGCGCGAAGAATCTGCCGGTCTTCCCCTGGCTGGGCTGA
- a CDS encoding ABC transporter → MSRPRTRLFAALLLILAAAFGWTVLTRPAEPERAVGLFSSLPILWGEGDDLGDLLKSDRPAHRVRTALEAIGPVRPLDTLERLGPDLKRLVIAQPRPLSPAENVALDNWVRGGGQLLLLADPILTEHSVHAVGDPRRPLDVALLSPILTRWGLELTFDETQPAMLRSVAAHGPAIPVALAGAWRTSNPHCRLEADALLAVCRIGQGKVVALADAEVAAANDTEAVRAPALAELLRRAFITV, encoded by the coding sequence GTGTCACGCCCAAGAACTAGGCTCTTCGCTGCGCTGCTGCTGATCCTCGCCGCCGCATTCGGTTGGACTGTGCTGACCCGTCCTGCCGAGCCAGAGCGCGCGGTTGGCCTGTTCAGTTCGCTGCCGATCCTGTGGGGCGAGGGAGACGACCTGGGGGACCTGCTGAAGAGCGACCGACCGGCGCATCGGGTCAGAACGGCGCTTGAAGCAATTGGCCCGGTCAGACCTCTCGATACGCTGGAGCGGCTCGGGCCGGACCTGAAGCGCCTGGTCATCGCCCAGCCGCGGCCGCTTTCGCCGGCCGAAAATGTTGCTCTCGATAACTGGGTGCGGGGCGGGGGGCAGCTGCTCTTGCTGGCCGATCCGATCCTTACCGAGCATTCGGTCCATGCGGTTGGCGATCCGCGTCGGCCTCTGGATGTTGCGCTCCTCTCGCCGATCCTCACCCGTTGGGGGCTGGAGCTGACCTTTGACGAGACGCAGCCGGCGATGCTGCGGAGCGTCGCCGCCCACGGTCCGGCGATACCGGTCGCTCTGGCTGGAGCCTGGCGGACTAGCAACCCGCACTGCCGGCTTGAGGCTGATGCATTGCTTGCGGTCTGCCGGATCGGCCAGGGTAAGGTGGTCGCCCTGGCCGACGCCGAAGTTGCGGCCGCCAATGACACCGAAGCCGTGCGCGCTCCGGCCCTGGCCGAGCTGCTCCGCCGCGCCTTCATTACCGTCTGA